The Dioscorea cayenensis subsp. rotundata cultivar TDr96_F1 chromosome 19, TDr96_F1_v2_PseudoChromosome.rev07_lg8_w22 25.fasta, whole genome shotgun sequence genome includes a window with the following:
- the LOC120249838 gene encoding protein FAM133B — translation MAASSSSETSSASSSESSSLSTRRDRRRRRHRSGGDKGALKVRKDRSSRMKRRRRRRSPRDSSYSDTDSHSYSESSSGSEYEASRHSRKHKQNERSKKAKEKDRSKSLRHKRDKEKLKEKKQSERASSPIQLSKLLARDKEDGVRRSAVSGKKILLKLDKTKEDKMAETNRSELLKFLNASYD, via the exons ATGGCTGCATCTTCGTCATCGGAGACCTCGTCCGCATCGTCGTCGGAATCCTCTTCGTTGTCAACCAGAAGAGATCGGCGACGCCGAAGGCATCGAAGCGGCGGAGATAAGGGTGCCCTCAAGGTACGCAAGGATCGAAGCTCGCGCATGAAGCGCCGCCGTAGGCGCCGATCTCCTAGAGATTCTTCTTATTCGGACACTGATAGTCACAG TTATAGTGAAAGCTCCTCTGGCAGTGAGTATGAGGCTTCTAGGCATTCGAGGAAGCACAAGCAGAATGAAAGATCAAAGAAG GCCAAAGAGAAGGATAGAAGCAAGAGTCTCCGACATAAACGTgacaaagaaaaactcaaagaG AAGAAGCAGAGTGAGCGGGCCAGTAGTCCAATTCAACTTTCCAAG TTGCTTGCTCGTGATAAAGAAGATGGTGTTCGGCGCAGTGCTGTTTCTGGTAAAaag ATTCTATTGAAGCTTGATAAAACAAAGGAAGACAAAATGGCAGAGACCAACCGCAGTGAGTTGCTCAAATTTTTGAATGCGAGTTATGATTGA